The genomic region GGTGGGCGGTCAGGGCGTTGTCGAGCAGGTGGTCGATCGTGTCGATGGCCTCCGCGGCCCGGCCCAGGTGGTCGGCGATGTCGCGGAAGTACGGCCGGGCCTCCGGCGGCTCCGCGGTCTCGGAGAACCGCACGACCGGTTCCTTGAGCGGCACGACGGCGCGCCGGAACTCCAGCGCCTCCCGCTTGAGCCGGTAGATGCGCGTGGAGTCGCTCGTGAGCTCGGCCGAGAACACCGAGGTCTCGACCTCCTCCACGTCCGTCTCCAGCTCCCGGGCGACCTGCTCGTAGCGGTCCACGATCGTGTCGACGACGGCGTACAGCGCGGCGGTCGGCCCGTGCGCGAGCGCATCGTTTCGCTTCTCGGCCCGGCGGCGCCCCTCGACGAGCGAGGGACCTCCGTGCCGGACGGTCAGCAGGTAGTTGCCACCGAGGAAGAGGTTGACCTCGTGCGTCTCGATGTCGTCGTCGCTGTAGGAGACCACGCGCATCGACATGATGAGGTGGT from Aeromicrobium sp. Sec7.5 harbors:
- the corA gene encoding magnesium/cobalt transporter CorA, which codes for MIIDCAVYRDGAREDTGPSTEELTAALSGLGEDDFLWIGCNNPTVDEMHRIGEVLGLHPLAVEDALEMNQRPKIERYRDHLIMSMRVVSYSDDDIETHEVNLFLGGNYLLTVRHGGPSLVEGRRRAEKRNDALAHGPTAALYAVVDTIVDRYEQVARELETDVEEVETSVFSAELTSDSTRIYRLKREALEFRRAVVPLKEPVVRFSETAEPPEARPYFRDIADHLGRAAEAIDTIDHLLDNALTAHLAQLSVQQNADMRKLAAGATIFAIPTAIAGVYGMNFEHMPELSWAAGYPACLALMGGLCFYTYRRFKKSGWL